A window of Rubricoccus marinus contains these coding sequences:
- a CDS encoding prolipoprotein diacylglyceryl transferase, whose protein sequence is MPPADPIPLPLHGLFEIAAFVAGGWVYRRQGRSRPLANGIPEPTRWRILVGAGLGALIGSRALAALEHPGLFDGASGVQVALLVFGTKTIVGGLLGGLVGVEIAKRAMGERRRSGDAFVFPLVAAIAVGRVGCFLAGVDDGTAGVPTDLPWGMDQGDGIPRHPTALYEILVLLALGAALLGVQRRQRPLAPGVLFALFLSGYLAWRLGAEFVKPVAPLAMGLSAIQWACVAGLLHYLRLFAGRRFVPGSAVASGAR, encoded by the coding sequence GTGCCGCCCGCCGACCCTATCCCGCTGCCGCTCCACGGCCTTTTCGAGATCGCCGCGTTCGTCGCCGGCGGGTGGGTGTACCGGCGGCAGGGGCGGAGCCGGCCTCTGGCGAACGGCATCCCCGAGCCGACGCGCTGGCGCATCCTCGTCGGCGCCGGGCTGGGCGCGCTGATCGGCTCGCGAGCGCTCGCGGCGCTGGAGCACCCGGGGCTGTTCGACGGCGCCAGCGGCGTGCAGGTCGCGCTGCTCGTCTTCGGGACCAAGACCATCGTCGGCGGCCTGCTCGGCGGGCTCGTCGGCGTGGAGATCGCCAAGCGCGCGATGGGGGAGAGGCGCCGCTCGGGCGACGCGTTCGTGTTCCCGCTCGTCGCCGCGATCGCGGTCGGGCGGGTCGGCTGCTTTCTCGCTGGCGTCGACGACGGCACGGCCGGCGTCCCGACGGACCTGCCCTGGGGAATGGACCAGGGGGACGGGATTCCGCGCCACCCGACGGCGCTCTACGAGATCCTCGTCCTCCTCGCGCTCGGCGCAGCGCTTCTCGGCGTGCAGCGTCGCCAGAGGCCTCTGGCGCCCGGGGTCCTCTTCGCGCTCTTCCTGAGCGGCTACCTCGCGTGGCGCCTCGGCGCCGAGTTCGTCAAGCCCGTCGCGCCTCTGGCGATGGGCCTCTCGGCGATCCAGTGGGCGTGCGTGGCCGGGTTGCTCCACTACCTTCGCCTGTTCGCCGGGCGCCGCTTCGTGCCCGGATCTGCTGTCGCCTCTGGCGCCCGCTGA
- a CDS encoding helix-turn-helix domain-containing protein: protein MTLDLTLFEWLGTLVTGGAISLALGAAGLLLWRRQGSRAANLALGGLLIVAALAVLYVMLIGVQPPGQNLSIVFAPLAYTLAIGPLLYAYVHARLGRGILHWVHAVLPLAQAAVVLTIGLAPLAVKGWWMGNVFSPWWATAQVALTVLSLSGYVVASWREVRAAATPEASGWRLRRDRWLRRLLGGVTLALVVLIAIDGVDALSGTFGVGRAAWISAVERLAYALTLYAAAFAGVVQADVRFESAPLAPPPALAQNAAPLAEPAREPSLVPDVAASHRDALLRLVETERPHLDPDLSLGSLATQIGVTDKTLSALFNETMDTTYTAYVNGLRVEEARQRLADPEQAHYSVLAIGLDAGFASKSTFNRVFKETTGHTPSAYRAAAASE from the coding sequence ATGACGCTCGACCTCACCCTTTTCGAATGGCTCGGCACGTTGGTGACCGGCGGGGCCATTTCGCTGGCCCTCGGCGCGGCTGGGCTTCTCCTCTGGCGGCGGCAGGGCAGCCGCGCGGCGAACCTCGCGCTCGGCGGTCTGCTCATCGTGGCAGCACTCGCGGTGCTGTACGTGATGCTGATCGGCGTGCAGCCGCCGGGGCAGAACCTCAGCATCGTGTTCGCGCCTCTGGCGTACACGCTCGCTATTGGGCCGCTGCTGTACGCCTACGTCCACGCGCGTCTGGGCCGGGGCATCCTCCACTGGGTCCACGCGGTGCTGCCGCTGGCGCAAGCGGCCGTGGTCCTCACGATCGGTCTCGCGCCTCTGGCGGTCAAAGGCTGGTGGATGGGCAACGTGTTCTCGCCCTGGTGGGCGACGGCTCAGGTCGCGCTGACCGTTTTGAGCCTTTCGGGGTACGTGGTGGCCTCGTGGCGGGAGGTACGCGCCGCGGCCACGCCAGAGGCGAGTGGCTGGCGGCTCCGCCGCGACCGGTGGCTGCGGCGCCTCCTGGGTGGCGTGACGCTCGCACTCGTCGTCCTGATCGCCATCGACGGCGTGGACGCGCTCTCGGGGACGTTCGGGGTGGGCCGGGCGGCGTGGATTAGCGCAGTGGAACGGCTGGCCTACGCGCTGACGCTTTACGCCGCCGCCTTTGCTGGCGTCGTGCAGGCCGACGTGCGGTTTGAGTCCGCTCCTCTGGCGCCGCCGCCTGCCCTCGCGCAGAACGCGGCGCCTCTTGCGGAGCCGGCTCGCGAGCCGTCGTTGGTGCCGGACGTGGCGGCGAGCCACCGCGACGCCCTCCTGCGGCTGGTCGAAACCGAGCGCCCGCACCTGGACCCGGACCTCTCGCTGGGCTCGCTCGCGACACAGATCGGCGTGACGGACAAGACGCTCTCGGCGTTGTTCAACGAGACGATGGACACGACCTACACCGCCTACGTCAACGGCCTCCGCGTGGAGGAGGCACGCCAGAGGCTGGCAGACCCGGAGCAGGCGCACTACTCCGTGCTCGCCATCGGGCTCGACGCTGGCTTCGCCTCGAAGTCCACCTTCAACCGCGTGTTCAAGGAGACGACCGGGCACACGCCCTCGGCATACCGGGCAGCGGCGGCGAGCGAGTAG
- a CDS encoding lipocalin-like domain-containing protein, with product MIRPLALLLLLPLAACGGASGDVTASLAVAEAMSGDTTGYARADEPRAFTFPADHGPHAGFKTEWWYVTGNLRATDGTDRRFGLQFTIFRSALSADTSRQRPSDWAADDLYMAHVGFSDVSAGTFSSGETFSRGAAGLAGAASGADGLRVWLKNIELRQAGALVEGGALPMRIVAQTDDGAGYDLTAVPAKPLVLQGEKGLSQKGPGAGNASYYYAQTRMTTSGTVTLVSGETVPVEGLTWLDREWSTSALGEGQVGWDWFALHLDDGRDLMIYQLRQSDGGKDPLSKGSLISASGEKQHLPSTAYTLEPLATWESPRGGSYPTRWRVRVPAEGIDITVEAAIQDQELPVSVRYWEGAVDVSGSASGVGYLEMTGYADAASKAPGA from the coding sequence GTGATCCGACCTCTCGCCCTCCTCTTGCTCTTGCCCCTCGCGGCGTGCGGCGGCGCCTCTGGCGACGTGACCGCCTCGCTCGCCGTCGCTGAGGCCATGAGCGGCGACACCACCGGCTACGCCCGCGCCGACGAGCCGCGCGCGTTCACGTTTCCCGCCGATCACGGCCCGCACGCCGGGTTCAAAACCGAGTGGTGGTACGTGACCGGCAACCTCCGCGCGACCGACGGGACCGACCGCCGCTTCGGCCTCCAGTTCACCATCTTCCGCTCCGCGCTCTCGGCCGACACCTCGCGCCAGAGGCCGTCCGATTGGGCCGCGGACGACCTCTACATGGCGCACGTCGGCTTCAGCGACGTCAGCGCGGGCACGTTCTCCTCGGGCGAGACCTTCTCCAGAGGCGCGGCGGGCCTCGCGGGGGCCGCCTCTGGCGCCGACGGCCTGCGCGTGTGGCTCAAGAACATCGAGCTGAGGCAGGCGGGCGCGCTCGTTGAGGGCGGCGCGCTGCCCATGCGGATCGTCGCCCAGACGGACGACGGTGCGGGGTACGATCTCACGGCCGTCCCGGCCAAGCCGCTCGTCCTCCAGGGGGAAAAGGGCCTGAGCCAGAAGGGGCCGGGCGCCGGGAACGCGAGCTACTACTACGCCCAAACCCGCATGACCACGTCCGGGACCGTTACGCTTGTCTCTGGCGAGACCGTGCCCGTCGAAGGCCTCACATGGCTAGACCGCGAGTGGAGCACGTCGGCACTGGGCGAGGGGCAGGTCGGCTGGGACTGGTTCGCGCTCCACCTCGACGACGGGCGCGACCTGATGATCTACCAACTCCGCCAGTCCGACGGAGGCAAAGACCCGCTTTCAAAGGGCTCGCTCATCAGCGCCAGCGGCGAGAAGCAGCACCTGCCCTCTACCGCGTACACGCTGGAGCCTCTGGCGACGTGGGAAAGTCCGCGCGGCGGCTCCTATCCCACGCGGTGGCGCGTCCGCGTTCCGGCCGAGGGCATCGACATCACGGTGGAGGCGGCCATCCAAGACCAGGAGCTCCCGGTTTCGGTGCGCTACTGGGAAGGCGCCGTGGACGTGAGCGGCTCGGCCTCTGGCGTGGGGTACCTGGAGATGACCGGCTACGCCGACGCGGCCAGCAAGGCGCCGGGGGCCTGA
- a CDS encoding BON domain-containing protein, translating to MAFPPPSSRKFSGTDRLARRVREMLSWRTGFDASGIQVRVVGDVVTLSGTVASVADAHEAARLARSVIGVGTVRDALTIR from the coding sequence ATGGCTTTTCCTCCTCCCTCTAGTCGCAAGTTCTCCGGCACGGACCGGCTCGCTCGCCGCGTGCGCGAGATGCTCTCGTGGCGCACCGGGTTCGACGCCTCCGGCATTCAGGTCCGCGTCGTCGGCGACGTGGTCACGCTTTCTGGAACGGTCGCGTCCGTCGCAGACGCGCACGAGGCCGCGCGCCTCGCCCGATCCGTGATTGGTGTCGGCACGGTCCGGGACGCGTTGACGATCCGCTGA